From Quercus robur chromosome 8, dhQueRobu3.1, whole genome shotgun sequence:
TAAACTCTTGAGTCTTCATAGCCATTTCCTGCAAGAAGTTTTCCGATAAATCTCTAAAAGTTTCAGAGATTAACATACGAGTTCCCGTAAGTCTTCATTTCTTTATATTGCCCATTTTCCTCTCGACCTTTCTTCTTGGCCTCTCAGTTTGTCTAGATGGGTAGGTTTAAGCACTTAGTAGACACACCGGTCGGTATGAAGGGTTTTAGGGCTATGTACATTTtgtatcatatatattttatcttgTATTAGAGGGGTTAAGAACGTTTTTATATTTCGATCCCAGGCTAAATACTAGATCGACTTTTAGGCACAAACTCCAACTAAGTTGTTCAATTTGACACATCTGAAGTCGATCGTGCATTTTGTTTCAGAGTGGGAGTCCTCCCTAAGAAGTTTTGAAAACATCGTTATGTGTCTAATCAACATTCAATTATCCTATTTGCAGTCGGGCAAACATTAATGGTCCGTTCGGATTGAGAGgagagggagggggagtagagggaAGTAGAGTAAAGTTGGTTGAAAATAGACTAATTTTGGGCTAATTTTACTCtactcctcctctctctctctcaatccaaACGAACCATAAATACTATTGGACTCAATCCAACCAAGCATTTTAGGAGAGATTAGTGAAACCCTGACCTCATGTCACCTTAGCCAACCTAAGGAGATAGAAAGTCGTTAGGATATCCCCTTTCCTTTGTAGGGAAACATTAACTAACTCCACTAATTCCACCAACCCTCATTTGTAAATACCTCCctaatttatagaaaaatgtaTGAAAAATACTATTGCCATTACTGATACTCATTTATTTCCTTGCCaaactctattttatttatttatttaatctttgaagGATTAGAGATTGAGTGATTAATCCTTATCTCGGGAGTAGGTTCTAATTTTACCATATAGGAACAACCATAGTTGTTGATTTGTTGATTCCCTTTTATTTTGGTTAGAAAAGATAGAACTAGTAAGTAAATCGAAACAAGAAACACATTCATTTTGCCTCGAGCTAAATTATAGTAATTTCGGTCAAATTTTGATTTGctcaaaaaactaatttttttttttaaattccttatCATTTCATTGATGATGAGTAAATATAAGTGTTAAATTTGTATTTGTGTGTATACATATAGAATTGACAAATACTAAAATATCCCGTTTTAATAAATAAAGCCATAAACGAGCATCTCCATTCGGCGGGAGTCCTGATTGTGATTCTCATCATGGGAAACATCTTTACCCACACGTAGATTACTAGTGATGCTCCAAATTAAAACATGTGCTGATGTGATGTGCCTCTTGTTAATTTGgatctgcaatttttttttttttggtatctgTCTATGTGACGAATATTTTGTCCATCTTTAACTCACACGCGGTGACATATAATATTGCAATGgattcttcttttattattattattattatttttttgttgggttgaaAATATATTGCAATGGATTCTTGATAGGTTAGCAGTTAACAGCTACCTTTTTTGACCATCCATCGCCTCCATTTATTGTTCCTTGATTGCTAGTTACCTACACCACCCACTTGCCTTTTTCCTAATTCCACCTAAACACCCTTACTTTCTTCCCCTCAACCTCCAACTTCCAACATCCCACTTCTTCAATAATCCCCCAATACCAATGGAATTGGAGGTGGacccaatttttgtttttcacttcTAAGTTACATAGACAAATATGGAGTCTATGCAAATGAAAATGGAAAGACCTTTGGGACTCTTCAGCTTTCTTGAACGTAATCGCATATACTCCCATATGGGTCACTTATAATAGTCAATATAAACCCCGCCCTGTCCCAATCAACCAGATTTTGAATAATGGACCAAAAAAAagtgtctttttttattatgtatttttctttgttattgatTATCTTCTTTTTCCAAAGTACTCCTATGGTGGTTGAGCGATCTATCCCCCCTCATGGAACTACTCACCATTAATTCAAGATTATCAACCCAACCTTTTTTTTCCAGTTAATATTCTAATAAGCTGTCCTGTGCTTGCGTTCCAATATTGTTCAgcttcaattctctctctcttgctgtCTCTCTCTCATCCAACCAACTGTTCCAATTCGGGTAGCCCTGTAGGCCTAATTGCTTTTAATTCATTACTATTTTACTTTTGCTTTTTGGACGGaaattacttatttattatattatatagttCAGCTTCTCATGGTCTTCTTGTTTATATAAGTAAACTACACAACGCCATTTCTTGTTCAAGCACCCAAAATCACTTAGAGAGATCACATATTCACACGacagaaaaaaaagagtcagagaaggaaaccaaaaaaaaaatggaaagtaGCATAGAGATGGATAAGGAGAGATTAACGGCGGAAATGGCCTTTAAAGACTCGTCTTCCGCCGTTATCAAAATCCGGCAACGCTTGCCTGATTTCTTACAATCCGTGAAGCTCAAGTACGTGAAATTAGGGTATGGGTATTCATGTAACCCTGCCACTATTTTCATGTTCCTTCTAATTGTTCCTCTACTGGTATCCATAGGGTTTCAGCTCACCGGTCTAGAACTGGACCGGGTGTCTGAGTTATGGAGAACCCGGGCGGTTTGGTTCGATGATGTCAATGCAGCCACAAGACTAGCTGGTTCAGCCTTTTTTGTCATCCTCTTAGCCCTCTACTGGGCCAAGCGGTCTAGACCGGTTTATCTCGTGGACTTTGCGTGTTATAAACCGGACGATGAAAGAAAAGTAACCCGGGAATTCTTCTTGAAGATCTCTGAAGACACGGGTGCATTCGAAGAAGAAACTCTTCACTTTCAGAGACGAATAACGACCCGGTCCGGTTTAGGCGACGAGACATACTTGTCTAGAGGAATCACTTCCACACCACCAAACTTATGTATGGAAGAGGCAAGGTTCGAGGCTGAGGCTGTTATGTTTGGTGCATTGGACGCTCTTTTTGAACAAACTGGGGTTAACCCAAAAGAGATTGGCATTGTTATTGTCAATTGCAGCTTGTTCAATCCAACCCCATCTTTGTCCTCCATGATTGTCAACCACTACAAGCTCCGCACCGACataaagagtttcaacctaGGCGGTATGGGTTGCAGTGCGGGACTTATTTCAATCGACCTAGCCAAAGACCTTTTGAATGCAAATCCTAACACGTATGCTATAGTGGTGAGCACAGAAAACATAACTTTGAATTGGTACTTTGGCAATGACCGGTCTATGTTGTTGTCGAATTGCATATTCCGCATGGGTGGTGCGGCAGTTCTGTTGTCGAATCGAGCAAGAGATCGTAGCCGATCCAAGTACCAATTGGTCCACACAGTTCGGACCCATAAAGGGTCAGATGACAAGAACTACAACTGTGTGTACCAGAGAGAAGATGATAAAGGTACAATTGGGGTGTCACTAGCACGAGAGTTAATGGCAGTGGCAGGTGATGCattgaaaacaaacataacaacgTTGGGTCCCTTGGTTTTGCCAATATGGGAGCAATTGATGTTCTTTGTAACGCTGATGAGAAAGAAGGTTTTGAAAGCCAAAGTGAAGCCATATATACCGAATTTCAAGCTTGCATTCGAGCACTTTTGTATACACGCAGGAGGGAGAGCCGTTTTGGACGAGTTGCAGAAGAATTTGCAGCTTAGTGATTGGCATATGGAGCCCTCTAGGATGACTTTGCATCGATTTGGTAACACTTCGAGTAGTTCTTTGTGGTATGAATTGGCTTATACGGAGGCTAAGGCTCGGGTCTCCCGGGGCGACCGGGTCTGGCAGATTGCTTTCGGCTCGGGTTTTAAATGCAATAGTGCAGTTTGGAGGGCGCTTAGGGAGATTCCGGTACCCACTCAGGACTGCCGGGCTAACCCATGGGTTGACTCAATTGATAGGTACCCGGTCAAGGTTCCTGTTGCATAGTATTTGCTTTAGTTGGTTGGGTACACGGTGTCAACTGTCTAAATTGAAGAAGATCTTCAATTTCTATCTCGATCTGTggctttttttattgttattattattattatttttctttttccttatccTCATTTACCTTCATATGCTACGAGTGTACACAACAATGAGGGATTCTTTATACAGGACTTTCGCATGATGTACACACTTTAGTGGTTAGTGTTTTATAATGCAAATAATATTGCTTGGTGATTAGAGGCAAGTCCAcctcaaaatgtttttttttttttaatgaaatgttaatgggaaataataatttttttttcttcttcattgttccATAGTTACagcaatgaaaaaaagaaagatttgaaCCATAATATTCTAAGAGCAAGTTATGCCACTAAGTTAGAAGGTTACTTGATTGAGTTGATTCAATCAATATAAACAAGAAACAAAGTAAATTTAGAGTTTGTTTGCGAATAatttatttagctgaaattgaaaattttttactgaaagtactgtagataaaattaaaaggcagttgaaatagtacaatgagatcTATGAATactaccaaaaagtgcaatgtgtcctgtaagaaccaagtacaagaactctgggccttagatcccttgggctcacaatttatttgtagtgggtttaaggatttcctacaatgggtcgttctcggcagagagactcaaagcaacactcagttgaaatgctctctccttgactattttctctcaatttttctgaaccccttcttctcccaactttcctctatttatagccaaggttagtggggagatcatgattatattcaccgttagtgctattgaaggtccagtattatctggttaaagtggttgtttaggtgaaagggcggtgcagcatttatgatcttggaacttggctccattttcaccgattgtgttctgcaactcacgttcccgtgcatatcatgaccttcccgggtattgactcatgcgctctaccgggaaatattaaccggtcaaccccgggaacttaataaccaaaacttgtttttggccctaaggcagtttcaagaagggcataaggtaactggaactttctgctgggcctgcgcccaaggccggtatgggcttgggcccggggcctagatgggtctgggcccaaggccagtatgggctttgggagcttggtgccgtacaatagcccccccttgattcatactcggtcgccgaggagaatcaaggagtTGCCTGGGCCtcttgacctcgggaatcttttagtctgggacttctggctgtcacttctcattaatagtcatctcaaaagacgcgccgtttcgcggcgccaggcgcagtcgtcattattgcctgacggttcgtgaatcgaagcggcgcgcaaatcggttacgcttggcatttgctgggtcgctcgttcgctgtgcccatttattgcttgatcaagcgtttcttctttccccatttcttctggctctataaatagttcttctccaaacgtcactccatttttccttcgcctctgatctttagtgcctactctctgccgaccacatttctgtgtgcttgcttgctcagcgttctcttcctccttagaacccaaagtaagtctctcttccccttcctgttccttcagctttgtttctttgattttattcttgtagttttaggctttatagatgggttattcttaccttctagataccccggctgctttggccacctttaggagtaaatttagtatccccagtgacgtggacgtggcttactgccatgagagtgatatggaactccaccgagggcagggtacagccttctttcctttgatgtccatcttagaaggtggggttaggttcccggtagatcccctcctgataagcacGCTCAtctactatgggctgtgccccgaccagcttccccccaatttttaccgggtagttagttgtgtcggccagttgaaccatacctttaacttacaactagaccaccatgatattaaccaaatgtacagcctctgtgggagcaaatccacaaattactacttaaagacaagggatgctcgggtacggctgatatcgtgcctacccgattcgaacaggaactccgccggggagtttgtcagggtgcgcggcaattggtttgccggggagatcccttgccccctcacacggcgtgaagtgggttcgtaccttccccttcttatagttgtttgagtaaaagaaaatattttattgttaaaagctaacgcgttatctgttcttttgcagacggcaaagtgtttgctcaggacctcagagccgtccacgtcagggacctaaacttcgtccttcgttccgagatctacgtgcattgggacgggcaactccgggcctcacacctgatcctcggcctggaaccggtttactctacttggcaacctttcaagcaggcgttgatagttgacagccccctgctctcgtacatagacgtccggtacgtgaatttcttgccgccgaagcttacaaccggggaagcgagggaatttggtaggcggttcactgccgcggacgaactagttccccttcgagacgattccgcggaacaggtatcccggcgccttagagagagagctcacgaagctatacaacaaggggaccaagcccaagagcagccccatcccgaggatccacccgccgagcatcaacagcaagtgacagacgcggctaacctgctagctgaagcgatccagcccggtgtaagaatggtggcaaggagagtaATGACCCTtgacaggttcgtgcctggtgcccggccgaccaaccagcccccgcctacccagggtcggggtccagtttctcaacctcctcccccctcgcagtccggacgtgcccggaaaaaacagaaagtaaccgagcaacATTCCACGGCCCCGGGGGATGCCGCTGTccggactcctccccgaccaacaggggggattgtcatccgcgagccgccgaccgaagccggcacggggggcgcatcctcctcccaagtggctccagcgtgggagccaaagttccttctggacggcaagccattgccatcgacggcctctgttcggatgtgggataagggcgagggcggccgcattgcccaaaccttggccggagctctccaacttcccgaggacgtgcacgcctttgaggatgggtccgaggagtccgtggggcgccggttagagtggcacgccattgcggtaattcttttgtctatttgctccatgtagatttccttttgtcactttgctaaccttcgcgcttgctaggccgctcaactggctcacattgtggctgcccgggcacgggagcttgatgaggaaaatgagcgcgagaagggggcgcgggaggcagcagtaaaaacggctaaggaaaaggccaagattgctgagtctgccgagaagaaggctgctgccgcggagaagttccgagcatcgGCCGAACAGAGGTGTACTGACCTCCtggccaggcaaaatgagacggaacttAAACTggccgaagccctcagcctcaacacttctcatgccgaggagatagctgatctcagggcaggcttggcggccgcggagcagaaGTGGTACGACGTAGGCTTCGCCGacgccgagaactccgcagagccggtggtggcccgggctcggcatatgggtttcgaggccgggtggtttgctgctcttcaagcaatgggagttcctgaagactcgccgctgagagaccccggccagattccatttccgagccctgtacctgccgtccagaacgccccggctgctctagacgaggaggagacggccagtatgcgggagttggttgagcaaatcgactctcatgccgagcccgaggaaCTGGAGGCTACGAGCATACCTACCGTGCAGGAACTTCTTGACGAGGCCCAGCCTTTCTCCCTAATCGTCCAACAGGAAGTGCCACCACCGACTCAACcccctagttgattttattttagcttatttttatttcgtttttatttgcctatgtcaccgggatgtggtgattgaaccgttgctttaatttattggttttatttgcccatgtcaccgggatgtggtgattgaacaattgcttttactcgTTTAATTGGAAGTccgttttcttttcttgttttaatttgttgaatgaaattatatccGTTTGTGCTTTGCTCGAATTATACCAttgctatggccgcttaatagaatgtaCCCCCGAGAACCTGTTGTGCGGAGCTGTGAGAGCGCTATTTGGACTTAGTTGTTGtaaaaagggttaggtttttatcaggttttgggttaaccgagaattgagtttccgtccttcgagcatttgtttgcaaagtttccgtttgtccggatatttgattttaaccgagaatcaGGTTTTTGTCCTCATAGATTTAATTGCAAGGTTCACacatgctcggtgattttgaccGAGCCGATGGTCAGGTTCCTGCCCTTAAGATTTATTCGtcaggttttcacctgctcggcgatattgatcgagccgagagtcaggtttctgttcttaggattttgtttgtaaggtttttagctgctcggcgatattgatcgagccgagagtcaggtttctgcccctaggattttgtttgtaaggttttcacctgctcggcgatattgatcgagccgagagtcaggtttctgtccttaggattttgtttgtaaggttttcaccttctcggcgatattgatcgagccgagagtcaggtttctgtccttaggattttgtttgtaaggttttcacctgctcggcgatgttgatcgaaCCGAGAgttaggtttctgtccttaggattttgtttgtaaggttttcacctgctcggcaaTGTTGATCGaaccgagagtcaggtttctgtccttaggattttgtttgtaaggttttcacctgctcggcgatgttgatcgaaccgagagtcaggtttctgtccttaggattttgtttgtaaggttttcacctgctcggcgatgttgatcgaaccgagagtcaggtttctgtccttaggattttgtttgtaaggttttcacctgctcggcgatgttgatcgaaccgagagtcaggtttctgtccttaggattttgtttgtaaggttttcacctgctcggcgatattgatcgaaccgagagtcaagtttctgtccttaggattttgtttgtaaggttttcacctgctcggcgatattgatcgagccgagagtcaggtttctgtccttaggattttgtttgtaaggttttcacctgctcggcgatattgatcgaaccgagagtgaggtttctgtccttaggttctgctggcgattctcttggtgcGCGGCTACAGGGTCAAAaacagcaaagacaaaaaagttcatcatactcttaatcttcatagaatacaagtttcggcttacatcgatggttacgcgtagaatttcttcaggttgttggcgttccatggtcgggggagcggcctctcgtccaggtcctccaagtagtaagcccctgcccctgcgacggctgtgactctgtatggtccctcccaactctgagcaagcttccctgcagccacgtcccgcatgttccctactacccttcttaacaccaattccccggcactgaattccctggtccttacatttcggttgtacctttgcgctagcttctgctgatactcggcaagacgtacggtcgcagcctccctgcattcttctagccaatccaactgctccatcataaggtcggcgtttTGTACAGGGTCAAACCCGACGACCcgcgcactgcataagctcacctcggtcgatatcactgcttctgctccgtatgccagagaaaatggggtttccctcgtggatctcctgggggtcgtgcggtaggcccacaaaacactgggtagttcttctgcccaccttcctttcgctccatccaaccttctcttgagcccgttcaaaatagtcttgtttactgcttcagcttggccgttactctgggggtatgccggggttgaatacttgttcttgatgccgagctcgctgcaaaaggtccgaaaagcgttgctgtcgaactgtagcccgttgtctgtcactagtgaattcggcaccccaaaccttgtaactatgtttttccacacaaactttttcacgtcggtatcccggatgttggccaaggcttcagcttcagcccactttgtgaagtaatccacggccaccagtacaaaacggcggttcccagttgctcgggggaatggcccgaggatgtcaagcccccattgtgcaaatggccacgggctgctgacaggatttagatgtccggccggctgatggatcattggggcgtgcctttgacattgttcgcaactccgaacgtattcggcggcgt
This genomic window contains:
- the LOC126696832 gene encoding 3-ketoacyl-CoA synthase 1-like; protein product: MESSIEMDKERLTAEMAFKDSSSAVIKIRQRLPDFLQSVKLKYVKLGYGYSCNPATIFMFLLIVPLLVSIGFQLTGLELDRVSELWRTRAVWFDDVNAATRLAGSAFFVILLALYWAKRSRPVYLVDFACYKPDDERKVTREFFLKISEDTGAFEEETLHFQRRITTRSGLGDETYLSRGITSTPPNLCMEEARFEAEAVMFGALDALFEQTGVNPKEIGIVIVNCSLFNPTPSLSSMIVNHYKLRTDIKSFNLGGMGCSAGLISIDLAKDLLNANPNTYAIVVSTENITLNWYFGNDRSMLLSNCIFRMGGAAVLLSNRARDRSRSKYQLVHTVRTHKGSDDKNYNCVYQREDDKGTIGVSLARELMAVAGDALKTNITTLGPLVLPIWEQLMFFVTLMRKKVLKAKVKPYIPNFKLAFEHFCIHAGGRAVLDELQKNLQLSDWHMEPSRMTLHRFGNTSSSSLWYELAYTEAKARVSRGDRVWQIAFGSGFKCNSAVWRALREIPVPTQDCRANPWVDSIDRYPVKVPVA